The following coding sequences are from one Megamonas funiformis window:
- a CDS encoding ABC transporter ATP-binding protein: protein MEENKEILQVKDLAVAFQTYRGKVKAVRNVSFALKRGQALGIVGESGCGKSVTAHAIMGLLPKENSIIENGQILWQGQDLVNFQDEDLAKIRGNKIAMIFQDPMTSLNPVLTIGTQIKEVLFLHKQLSDKEATEKAVELLNLVGIPFAPKRLKDYPHQFSGGMRQRVMIAMALACEPELLIADEPTTALDVTVQAQILDLLKSLQEKLNMSIIMISHDLGVIANICDEVAVMYAGQIVEKANVDDLFYHAHHPYTRGLLKSLPHLNLNKEDKLYVIDGQPPDLKESIDYCPFVKRCTKAMKICMQLMPEKTQLNKDHYVKCWLEHEFAPKENKEEF, encoded by the coding sequence ATGGAAGAAAATAAAGAAATTTTACAAGTAAAAGATTTAGCAGTTGCTTTTCAGACTTATCGAGGAAAAGTAAAAGCAGTACGCAATGTCAGTTTTGCTTTAAAAAGAGGACAAGCTTTGGGCATAGTGGGCGAGTCAGGCTGTGGAAAATCAGTAACGGCTCATGCTATCATGGGTTTATTGCCTAAAGAAAATAGCATAATTGAAAATGGTCAGATTTTATGGCAAGGTCAGGATTTAGTTAATTTTCAAGATGAAGATTTAGCCAAAATTCGTGGCAATAAAATTGCGATGATATTCCAAGATCCAATGACATCTTTAAATCCTGTACTTACAATTGGTACGCAGATAAAAGAAGTTTTATTTTTGCATAAACAATTATCGGATAAAGAAGCGACAGAAAAAGCTGTAGAATTATTAAATTTAGTAGGGATACCATTTGCCCCAAAAAGATTGAAAGATTATCCCCATCAATTCAGTGGCGGTATGCGTCAACGTGTGATGATTGCAATGGCACTTGCCTGTGAACCAGAATTATTGATAGCAGATGAGCCGACAACAGCTCTTGATGTAACTGTGCAGGCACAAATTTTAGATTTATTGAAATCTTTACAAGAAAAATTAAATATGTCCATCATTATGATATCGCATGATTTAGGAGTTATTGCCAATATTTGCGATGAAGTAGCAGTTATGTATGCAGGTCAAATCGTAGAAAAAGCAAATGTTGATGATTTGTTTTATCATGCACATCACCCTTATACGCGAGGTTTATTAAAATCTTTGCCTCATTTAAATTTAAATAAAGAAGATAAATTATATGTGATCGATGGACAGCCACCAGATTTAAAAGAAAGTATTGATTATTGTCCATTTGTCAAACGATGTACAAAAGCAATGAAAATCTGTATGCAATTGATGCCAGAAAAGACACAATTAAATAAAGATCATTATGTAAAATGTTGGTTGGAGCATGAATTTGCACCCAAAGAGAATAAGGAGGAATTTTGA